The following proteins come from a genomic window of Nostoc sp. ATCC 53789:
- the pgl gene encoding 6-phosphogluconolactonase → MSKTVEVLPDQPTLVARALELILSKLETAIEQRGRFTIALSGGSTPKPLYEAIATQKLPWDKIHVFWGDERYVPPDHPDSNELMTRRAWLDRVDIPAANIHPVPTLEANPELAAAKYEQHLKEFFNSSGVEFPALDVVLLGMGDDAHTASLFPHTEALKVRDRLVTVGNKDGNPRISFTYPFINSALNVIFLVAGANKRPALAQVFAPVADDFAYPSRLIRPQGELWWLLDAAAGSELQH, encoded by the coding sequence ATGAGCAAAACCGTTGAAGTTTTACCGGATCAGCCGACGCTGGTTGCACGAGCGCTAGAATTAATTCTGTCTAAGTTAGAAACTGCTATTGAGCAGCGAGGGCGTTTTACCATCGCCTTATCTGGCGGCAGTACACCTAAACCGTTATACGAAGCGATCGCTACTCAAAAACTGCCTTGGGATAAAATTCATGTATTCTGGGGAGATGAGCGTTACGTACCACCAGATCACCCCGATAGCAATGAACTGATGACGCGTCGTGCATGGCTAGATCGTGTTGATATCCCAGCAGCTAACATTCACCCCGTACCAACTTTAGAAGCCAATCCAGAACTCGCGGCTGCAAAGTATGAACAACATCTCAAAGAATTTTTCAATTCTTCTGGGGTAGAATTTCCCGCATTGGATGTAGTATTACTAGGAATGGGTGACGATGCACATACTGCATCTTTGTTTCCCCACACAGAGGCACTCAAAGTACGCGATCGCCTGGTAACTGTGGGTAACAAAGACGGAAACCCCAGAATAAGTTTCACATACCCCTTCATCAACTCTGCTCTCAATGTGATTTTTCTGGTTGCTGGTGCTAATAAACGCCCAGCTTTGGCGCAAGTCTTTGCACCTGTCGCCGATGACTTCGCTTACCCATCCCGCTTAATTCGGCCCCAAGGTGAACTTTGGTGGCTCCTGGATGCGGC
- the rph gene encoding ribonuclease PH gives MAWQRPDGRLPYELRPISFYPSFTHFAPGSVLARCGDTQVLCTVSVNKGVPKFLEGTGKGWLTAEYRMLPSATQKRQERELLKLSGRTQEIQRLIGRSLRAAVDFEVLGERTLTVDADVLQADAGTRTTAITGSFVALAHAISKLLQEGVLERSPLCGQVAAISVGLLEGEPFLDLNYIEDVAATVDFNVVMNQHLGIIEVQGTAEEGSFSRTQLDQLLDVAQKGIQELLILQREAIADWESLVVIN, from the coding sequence ATGGCTTGGCAGCGTCCAGACGGCCGTCTTCCTTACGAACTACGTCCGATAAGCTTTTACCCCAGTTTCACACACTTTGCCCCCGGTTCTGTTCTCGCAAGATGCGGTGATACTCAGGTACTTTGTACTGTTAGCGTTAATAAGGGAGTCCCGAAGTTTCTCGAAGGAACTGGTAAAGGCTGGTTAACTGCTGAGTACCGAATGTTACCATCCGCCACTCAAAAACGCCAAGAAAGGGAATTATTGAAATTATCTGGACGGACGCAAGAAATTCAACGTTTAATTGGGCGCAGCTTACGTGCAGCAGTGGATTTTGAGGTATTAGGAGAACGCACGCTGACTGTAGATGCCGATGTCTTGCAAGCAGATGCTGGAACTCGAACAACAGCGATTACAGGCTCCTTTGTGGCGTTGGCTCATGCGATTTCTAAATTGTTGCAGGAGGGCGTGTTAGAGCGATCGCCTCTGTGTGGACAGGTTGCAGCAATTTCCGTAGGATTACTGGAGGGAGAACCATTTTTGGATCTTAATTACATCGAAGATGTGGCTGCAACAGTAGACTTTAACGTGGTGATGAATCAACACCTGGGCATCATTGAAGTCCAAGGAACAGCCGAAGAAGGGAGCTTTAGCCGCACTCAGTTGGATCAACTTCTCGATGTCGCCCAAAAAGGAATTCAGGAATTGTTAATCCTTCAACGCGAAGCGATCGCTGATTGGGAATCATTGGTTGTGATTAATTAG
- a CDS encoding nucleoside monophosphate kinase — MRLVILGGSGSGKSTQAQRLGRYFEIPLISTGEILREAISGTQPLPEFRWSEADPRTSLSVYASLSELGYHALPYIQKGELVPDEMIVDLIRLRLRQPDINCDWVLEGYPRTAFQAEELDFLLDDLGQKLDWAIYLQVSEAVMVSRSLGRSLPDDQPEIVQRRVELFYDRTIPILEYYDRRRCLLTINGDQSPEMVQQNILTLLSVP, encoded by the coding sequence GTGAGATTGGTGATTCTGGGAGGTTCAGGATCGGGGAAAAGCACTCAAGCACAAAGGCTTGGCAGATACTTTGAGATTCCTCTGATTTCTACAGGTGAGATTTTACGGGAAGCAATATCTGGCACTCAGCCCCTGCCGGAATTTCGATGGTCGGAAGCCGATCCCCGGACTTCTCTTTCGGTTTACGCTAGTCTAAGTGAACTAGGTTATCACGCACTGCCCTACATACAAAAAGGGGAGTTAGTTCCAGACGAAATGATTGTTGATTTGATCAGACTTCGCCTCAGACAACCAGATATTAACTGCGATTGGGTCTTAGAGGGCTATCCTCGTACAGCCTTCCAAGCTGAGGAATTAGATTTTTTATTGGATGATTTAGGGCAAAAGCTAGATTGGGCAATTTATCTCCAAGTTTCAGAAGCAGTGATGGTTAGTCGTTCTTTGGGGCGATCGCTACCAGATGACCAACCCGAAATCGTGCAGCGCCGTGTAGAATTATTCTACGATCGCACCATTCCAATCCTAGAATATTACGACCGTCGTCGCTGCCTATTGACCATCAACGGCGACCAATCACCAGAAATGGTGCAGCAAAATATTTTGACTCTGCTTTCAGTTCCTTGA
- a CDS encoding P-loop NTPase family protein, protein MVAQLETQNINSTLILPYPVEGLVQVFTSSHRNFFTSVIAQSLRIAGQGTSVLIVQFLKGGIRQGHDRPIQLGQNLDWIRCDLPRCIDTPHLDDTENKALQELWQYTQQVVCESKYSLVVLDELSLAINFGLIPETEVLAFLAKRPPHVDIILTGPEMPKSLLDVADQITEIRRSYRP, encoded by the coding sequence ATGGTTGCCCAGCTAGAAACTCAAAACATCAATTCAACCCTTATCTTGCCATATCCAGTTGAAGGACTAGTGCAAGTTTTCACTAGCTCACATCGTAATTTTTTTACGAGCGTTATAGCTCAATCACTGAGAATAGCTGGACAAGGAACGTCAGTATTAATCGTGCAGTTCCTCAAAGGAGGTATTCGTCAAGGACACGATCGACCCATACAATTAGGACAAAATTTAGATTGGATTCGCTGTGATTTGCCTCGTTGTATCGATACACCACATTTAGATGATACGGAAAATAAAGCCTTACAAGAACTGTGGCAATATACACAACAAGTAGTGTGTGAGAGCAAGTATTCTCTCGTGGTCTTAGATGAGTTAAGTTTGGCGATTAACTTTGGTTTAATTCCTGAAACGGAGGTTTTAGCGTTTCTGGCAAAACGTCCTCCTCACGTTGATATCATTCTCACAGGGCCAGAGATGCCAAAATCTCTCTTGGATGTAGCAGATCAAATTACAGAAATCCGTCGGAGTTATCGACCCTAA
- the dcd gene encoding dCTP deaminase — translation MAQQGLISPFEPSLIRKVQKDESVALQPVISYGLSSYGYDIRLSPVEFRIFRHIPGTVVDPKNFNPQNLEPIPLHTDANASYYILPAHSYGLGVALERLEVPGNITVICIGKSTYARCGIIANVTPAEAAWRGHLTLEFSNSSSADCSIYVNEGVVKLLFLEGEPCAISYHARRGQYQDQAEIVTLAKVC, via the coding sequence ATGGCTCAACAGGGCTTGATTTCGCCCTTTGAGCCAAGCCTAATCCGAAAAGTGCAAAAAGATGAGTCTGTAGCGCTTCAACCTGTAATTAGCTACGGTTTGTCTTCTTATGGTTACGATATACGCCTTTCCCCGGTTGAGTTCCGCATTTTTCGACACATTCCCGGAACTGTAGTTGATCCAAAAAACTTTAATCCTCAGAATCTGGAGCCAATACCACTGCACACAGATGCTAATGCCAGTTACTATATATTACCTGCTCACTCCTATGGTCTGGGCGTTGCTCTAGAAAGATTGGAGGTTCCGGGTAATATCACTGTGATTTGCATTGGTAAATCTACTTATGCGAGATGTGGTATTATAGCAAACGTAACTCCTGCTGAAGCTGCATGGCGTGGTCATTTAACTTTAGAATTTTCCAATTCTTCTAGTGCTGACTGTAGCATCTATGTAAATGAAGGGGTAGTGAAGTTGCTATTTTTAGAAGGCGAACCCTGCGCCATCAGTTACCATGCTCGTCGGGGTCAATATCAAGATCAGGCTGAGATTGTG